The Fusarium oxysporum Fo47 chromosome II, complete sequence genome includes a region encoding these proteins:
- a CDS encoding nitrogen assimilation transcription factor nit-4, which translates to MSNVNPGEKRVRQRVSVACLPCRQKRIRCDGALPVCTSCTAKEISCEYNFTDNKRKPPSKAYVQALEGRIRCLEEQLSSRNEMSASQFTADNEDASMIMSFDSIDDSGDQNLLSALTGLMGRFNIGDDGQLHYFGSQSNYHLMNSISDKSSMESTVSLQRRGLAAVERMGKNMPLSIALQEHLLELYWTWQHPWNYIIHKEVFSRAFRSRTYDRYCTPLLLSAIFALACRFSDCKELRTVGEDPNTAGSAFFEQAKILFLYESQAPIIATVQAAALMSMRALSDGQEALGWLYCGNAVRMALNLGLNIDCSQWVTSGLISEDEAEVRKVTWWGCFVLDKLFSIAVGRPGCTRKSHITCPKPSLSHEVEFEPWNPNLGSAPVVSATVMPSRAVSTGHYAAECLSLASEAMDQIYAPNSGLSAKDVEDVVARTDVELRALYLSLPSHLRLPPSLQSPIPAHIYQLQQVQTMQYHVNLILLHRPLLEVSPGIRKCHSTLSSWQSSHIKTCRESASEVVKLLRSYNQHYTLRYASLATVQVAFTAAIVHLADIENSSYKQHALRDFETCLNALEEMRSTWSAWSSKALREIHNVQEEWSILDCLGT; encoded by the exons ATGTCTAATGTCAATCCTGGCGAGAAAAGggtgaggcagagagtgTCTGTTGCCTGCCTTCCTTGTCGCCAAAAGCGGATACGG TGCGATGGAGCGTTACCTGTCTGTACCTCTTGCACAGCTAAAGAAATTTCATGTGAATACAATTTTACTGATAACAAGCGCAA ACCTCCCAGTAAAGCCTATGTTCAAGCTTTGGAAGGTCGAATACGCTGCCTGGAGGAGCAACTAAGCTCAAGGAATGAGATGTCGGCCTCACAATTTACAGCAGACAATGAAGATGCTAGCATGATAATGTCCTTTGACTCTATTGACGACAGTGGGGATCAAAATCTACTATCTGCACTGACGGGACTCATGGGGCGTTTCAATATTGGCGACGATGGACAGCTGCACTACTTCGGGTCTCAAAGCAACTATCATCTCATGAACAGTATCTCAGACAAAAGTTCTATGGAGTCGACCGTCTCTCTGCAAAGACGAGGTCTTGCTGCGGTAGAGCGTATGGGAAAGAATATGCCACTGTCAATAGCACTTCAAGAGCATCTGCTTGAGCTTTATTGGACTTGGCAACATCCTTGGAATTACATCATCCACAAGGAAGTGTTTTCCCGTGCCTTTCGGAGCAGAACATATGATAGATACTGCACACCATTGCTTCTTTCGGCTATATTTGCTCTTGCTTGTCGGTTTTCGGATTGCAAAGAACTACGCACTGTTGGCGAAGACCCCAACACCGCTGGATCGGCTTTCTTTGAACAAGCCAAGATTTTATTTCTATACGAGAGTCAAGCGCCCATCATTGCCACTGTCCAAGCGGCAGCGCTGATGAGTATGAGAGCATTGTCAGATGGTCAGGAAGCATTGGGTTGGTTATACTGCG GTAATGCGGTCCGCATGGCGCTAAATCTTGGGCTGAACATTGATTGTTCCCAATGGGTGACATCAGGCCTTATcagtgaagatgaagctgaagtcAGGAAGGTGACATGGTGGGGGTGTTTTGTCCTCGACAA GCTTTTCTCAATTGCAGTGGGTAGGCCTGGATGCACCAGAAAATCTCACATTACGTGCCCAAAACCAAGTTTGAGTCATGAGGTCGAATTCGAGCCTTGGAACCCAAATCTTGGTTCTGCTCCGGTTGTTTCAGCAACAGTAATGCCAAGCCGTGCTGTCTCGACTGGGCATTACGCTGCGGAATGCTTGTCACTTGCTTCTGAAGCCATGGATCAAAT ATATGCACCAAATAGTGGACTATCAGCCAAAGACGTGGAAGATGTTGTCGCCAGAACAGACGTTGAGTTACGCGCACTCTATCTGAGCCTACCGAGCCATCTCCGGCTGCCACCGTCACTTCAGTCACCCATACCTGCCCATATATATCAATTACAGCAAGTTCAGAC CATGCAATATCATGTTAACCTTATCTTATTACACCGACCTCTCTTAGAAGTGTCTCCAGGTATTCGCAAGTGCCATTCGACGTTGTCTTCCTGGCAAAGCTCGCATATAAAGACTTGCCGGGAATCAGCGTCGGAGGTGGTAAAGCTTTTGCGTTCATATAACCAGCATTATACGTTG CGATATGCATCTTTGGCCACTGTCCAGGTAGCTTTCACAGCCGCTATCGTCCACCTAGCTGATATCGAAAATTCATCGTACAAACAACATGCTTTACGAGATTTTGAAACTTGTCTCAATGCGttggaagagatgagatCCACATGGTCCGCGTGGAGTTCAAAGGCCTTACGGGAAATCCACAATGTTCAAGAAGAATGGTCTATACTGGATTGTCTGGGGACGTAG